The following proteins come from a genomic window of Lycium ferocissimum isolate CSIRO_LF1 chromosome 4, AGI_CSIRO_Lferr_CH_V1, whole genome shotgun sequence:
- the LOC132053007 gene encoding uncharacterized protein LOC132053007, with amino-acid sequence MDENNYYFKRSHVPAFGSWDCNNDDFPIPFTECFESARQAGLYNYSYSQDSDLYVTGDLYQNHIVTPTMIVVPRRKKKASYKEARKDAWEMGDCEKESPSPVPLSPPTAKPVPKPVDEDLYKISPDLLYSKSKTKGIRGFISSCLLPTCAC; translated from the exons ATGGAT GAGAACAACTACTACTTCAAGAGGAGCCACGTACCAGCATTTGGTAGCTGGGATTGTAACAATGATGATTTTCCAATTCCATTCACAGAGTGTTTTGAATCAGCTAGACAAGCTGGTTTGTATAATTACAGCTACTCACAAGACTCTGATTTATATGTAACTGGAGATCTTTACCAGAACCATATTGTTACTCCCACTATGATCGTCGTTCCTCGTCGTAAG AAAAAGGCAAGTTACAAAGAAGCAAGAAAAGATGCATGGGAGATGGGTGATTGTGAGAAAGAATCACCAAGCCCTGTTCCTCTTTCTCCTCCTACTGCTAAACCTGTGCCCAAACCTGTTGATGAAGATCTCTACAAGATTTCTCCTGACTTGCTTTACTCAAAGTCTAAAACG AAGGGCATCCGAGGATTCATTTCGAGCTGCTTGCTGCCAACTTGTGCTTGTTAA
- the LOC132053008 gene encoding AUGMIN subunit 3 encodes MSGARLCALLGELGYEGHQSLDPDSFEWPFQYDDARPVLDWLCSSLRPSNVLSPSQVTQYEHLLHEEKLLEGEDLDFAYDSISAFSTRRENQEAVFGSEEGLKDIRDATLALKAEELELQKQLRRLQSQYDMLTGQASSLIQGRRARVAATSVLNGQQATIDDSLSARNLEMNAVLGRMASTTQELAHYHSGDEDGIYLSYSDFHAYLLVDASCVKELNQWFTKHLDTGPYRLVAEEGKSKCSWVSLNDISNVLLRDLEKSHHQRVSELQRLRSIFGPSERQWIEAQVENAKQQAILTALKGQLTSDEAHIHLDLHSLRRKHAELVGEISILYRKEEKLLAETIPDLCWELAQLQDTYILEGDYDLKVMRQEFYINRQKAFINHLINHVARHQFLKVACQLEKKTMLGAFSLLKVIESELHGYLSATKGRVGRCMALIQAASDVQEQGAVDDRDTFLHGIRDLLSLYSNTQAGPSTYVSAPGIVQQISSLRSDLMSLQYDLEHTLPQDRDQCINKLCTLLQSLQQLLFASSTTAQPILTPQTLMKQLATLEDYNKNLSRAIEDVTSEHLKKNEIYRHQKAEKTIERRVFVDFFCYPERLRNKVMELAASVGALQSS; translated from the exons ATGAGTGGTGCGCGATTATGCGCATTGCTAGGGGAATTAGGATATGAAGGACATCAATCACTTGATCCTGATAGTTTCGAATGGCCTTTCCAATACGACGATGCTCGACCTGTACTTGATTGGCTTTGCTCTAGTCTTCGTCCTTCTAATGTCCTTTCCCCTTCCCAAGTCACACA GTACGAGCATCTTTTACATGAAGAGAAGCTGTTGGAG GGAGAAGATCTAGACTTTGCTTATGACAGCATTTCAGCCTTCTCAACAAGGAGAGAAAACCAAGAAGCAGTTTTTGGAAGCGAAGAAGGATTGAAGGATATACG TGATGCAACTTTAGCATTAAAAGCGGAAGAATTGGAGTTGCAGAAACAGCTGAGACGATTGCAGTCTCAATATGATATGCTCACTGGGCAGGCTTCTTCATTGATTCAGGGAAGAAGGGCTCGAGTTGCAGCTACTTCTGTCCTTAACGGACAGCAGGCCACCATAGATGACAGCCTTTCTGCAAGGAATTTAGAG ATGAATGCAGTTCTTGGAAGGATGGCTTCTACTACGCAAGAGTTGGCACACTATCATTCAGGGGATG AAGATGGAATATACCTTTCTTACTCGGACTTCCATGCATATCTGCTGGTGGATGCATCTTGTGTAAAGGAGTTAAATCAGTGGTTTACCAAGCATCTAGATACA GGTCCTTACAGATTAGTTGCAGAGGAGGGAAAGTCAAAATGTTCATGGGTTAGCCTCAATGACATATCAAACGTTTTACTACGAG ATTTGGAAAAGTCACACCACCAGCGTGTTTCTGAGTTGCAACGCCTTCGCTCCAT ATTTGGTCCAAGTGAGAGGCAATGGATAGAAGCTCAAGTTGAGAATGCTAAGCAACAAGCAATTCTTACTGCGCTTAAGGGTCAACTGACATCAGACGAGGCTCACATTCATCTGGACCTTCATTCTCTTCG GAGAAAACATGCTGAACTAGTTGGAGAAATTTCTATTTTGTATCGCAAAGAAGAGAAGTTATTAGCAGAG ACTATTCCTGATCTTTGTTGGGAGCTGGCTCAGCTACAAGACACATACATCTTGGAAG GAGACTATGATCTAAAAGTCATGCGCCAAGAATTCTACATTAACCGGCAAAAAGCG TTCAtaaatcatttaattaatcacgTTGCAAGGCATCAGTTTCTGAAAGTAGCATGTCAGTTGGAAAAGAAGACCATGCTTGGGGCATTTTCATTGCTTAAAGTTATTGAGTCTGAGCTGCATGGATACCTGTCAGCAACAAAAGGCAGAGTG ggtcgATGCATGGCACTGATTCAAGCTGCATCTGATGTTCAAGAACAAGGAGCGGTGGATGATCGCGATACATTTCTTCATGGCATCAGGGACCTTTTAAGTTTATATTCAA ATACCCAAGCTGGTCCATCAACATATGTATCAGCACCGGGCATTGTTCAACAGATATCAAGCCTTCGTTCAGATCTGATGTCTTTACAATATGACCTTGAACATACCCTTCCTCAGGATAGAGATCAATGTATAAATAAACT GTGCACGCTTCTTCAAAGTTTGCAGCAGCTATTATTTGCTTCATCAACAACTGCTCAACCAATTTTAACTCCTCAG ACACTAATGAAGCAGCTAGCAACATTGGAAGACTACAATAAAAACCTATCTCGTGCCATTGAAGACGTGACCAGTGAGCATCTGAAGAAGAATGAG ATTTACAGACATCAAAAAGCGGAGAAGACTATTGAGAGGCGAGTTTTTGTTGACTTCTTCTGCTATCCTGAGCGCTTAAGAAACAAGGTCATGGAACTTGCAGCAAGTGTTGGGGCTTTGCAATCATCATAG
- the LOC132053009 gene encoding ylmG homolog protein 1-2, chloroplastic-like: MASQTLILQNPNLPRTTILSHPSTLIYSKPRTISFSSRPNSLAAHILKSKKFTVSASSSTVLENPSANLSTKPSITPNPLITRSTRTITTLFAVTLAVSKLVFNKLIFNGLGQSLAYTAGPMFFAALRDQPTTGGLNTPFTVVAAGMAKWLDIYSGVLMVRVLLSWFPNIPWDRQPLSAIRDLCDPYLNLFRNIIPPIFDTLDVSPLLAFAVLGTLGSILNSSRGGY, encoded by the coding sequence ATGGCTTCTcaaaccctaattctccaaaacccaaatcttccaagaACTACTATCCTCTCTCATCCTTCAACCCTCATATACTCGAAACCCAGAACTATTTCCTTTTCCTCACGGCCAAATTCACTCGCAGCTCACATTCTTAAATCCAAGAAATTCACAGTTTCCGCATCATCCTCAACTGTTCTCGAAAACCCATCTGCGAATTTATCCACAAAGCCTTCAATTACACCCAACCCCTTAATCACTCGCTCCACGCGCACAATTACAACACTCTTTGCGGTCACTTTAGCTGTATCAAAGTTGGTCTTCAACAAATTGATCTTTAATGGATTGGGACAATCACTGGCTTACACCGCTGGCCCAATGTTTTTTGCGGCCCTTAGGGATCAGCCTACAACAGGAGGTTTAAACACCCCTTTTACTGTAGTTGCGGCTGGAATGGCTAAATGGCTTGATATATATAGTGGGGTTTTGATGGTTCGGGTTTTGCTTAGTTGGTTTCCTAATATACCTTGGGATAGACAGCCATTATCAGCTATTAGGGATCTTTGTGATCCTTATTTGAATCTCTTTAGGAATATAATTCCTCCGATATTTGATACTTTGGATGTGAGTCCACTTTTGGCTTTTGCTGTGTTGGGTACGCTTGGTTCGATTCTTAATAGCAGCAGGGGAGGATACTGA